In one Methylocaldum szegediense genomic region, the following are encoded:
- the rpsQ gene encoding 30S ribosomal protein S17 has protein sequence MSETVKAPRTVTGKVISSKMDKTITVLVERLVSHPVYGKYVRKTSKLMAHDENNECQEGDVVVVSSTRPLSKRKVWKLDRIIERAK, from the coding sequence ATGAGCGAAACAGTCAAGGCGCCCCGTACCGTAACGGGGAAGGTGATCAGTTCGAAGATGGACAAGACTATAACCGTGTTGGTGGAACGACTCGTATCCCATCCGGTTTACGGAAAGTATGTTCGAAAGACGAGCAAGTTAATGGCTCACGACGAGAACAACGAGTGCCAGGAGGGTGATGTCGTGGTTGTTTCGTCGACGCGCCCGTTGTCCAAAAGAAAGGTTTGGAAACTCGACAGAATTATTGAGCGGGCGAAGTGA
- the rplN gene encoding 50S ribosomal protein L14, which yields MIQMQSNLDVADNSGARKVMCIKVLGGSHRRYANIGDVIKVSVKDAIPRGRVKKGEVYNAVVVRTKKGVRRADGSVVRFDGNAAVLLNNQLQPIGTRIFGPVTRELRSEKFMKIISLAPEVL from the coding sequence ATGATTCAGATGCAAAGCAACCTGGATGTCGCCGACAACAGCGGAGCAAGAAAGGTCATGTGCATCAAGGTGCTGGGCGGTTCGCATCGCAGGTATGCAAACATCGGCGACGTCATCAAGGTCAGCGTCAAGGATGCCATCCCAAGGGGGCGTGTCAAAAAAGGCGAAGTCTACAACGCTGTAGTCGTTAGAACCAAAAAGGGCGTTCGTCGTGCCGATGGTTCGGTCGTTCGGTTTGACGGGAACGCGGCGGTGTTGCTTAACAATCAACTTCAGCCCATCGGCACCCGCATTTTCGGCCCTGTCACGCGAGAACTGCGCTCGGAAAAATTCATGAAAATCATCTCCCTCGCACCCGAAGTGCTTTAA
- the rplX gene encoding 50S ribosomal protein L24: MRKIKKGDQVIVIAGKDKGKRGVVLTVSSDNRVVVEGVNVVRKHQKPIPMRGISGGIVEKPMPIHRSNVALFNPATNKPDKVGIRLLADGRKVRYFKSTNEVIDV, encoded by the coding sequence ATGCGAAAGATTAAGAAAGGTGATCAGGTCATCGTAATCGCCGGTAAAGACAAAGGGAAGAGGGGAGTAGTGTTGACAGTGTCGTCCGATAACCGCGTTGTCGTCGAGGGTGTAAACGTGGTGAGGAAACATCAAAAGCCTATTCCGATGAGGGGAATAAGCGGCGGTATCGTAGAAAAACCCATGCCGATACATCGTTCGAACGTTGCATTGTTCAATCCGGCTACGAATAAACCCGACAAGGTGGGCATTAGACTTTTGGCCGATGGTAGGAAGGTTCGATATTTCAAGTCCACCAACGAAGTTATTGACGTTTGA
- the rplE gene encoding 50S ribosomal protein L5, with product MARLQSLYKEKVVPELMKRFNYRSVMQVPRLEKITLNMGVGEAVADKKILQNAMDDLQKISGQKPVVTTSRKSIAGFKIREGMPIGCKVTLRRDRMYEFLDRLVNVAIPRIRDFRGLNPRSFDGRGNYSMGVREQIIFPEIDYDKIDAIRGIDITITTSAVSDEEARALLEQFKFPFRT from the coding sequence ATGGCTAGGCTTCAATCCCTTTACAAAGAAAAGGTAGTTCCGGAGCTAATGAAGCGATTCAACTACCGGTCAGTAATGCAAGTTCCGCGACTGGAAAAAATAACTCTCAACATGGGTGTAGGCGAAGCCGTGGCCGATAAAAAAATCCTCCAGAACGCGATGGATGATCTTCAAAAGATTTCCGGACAAAAGCCTGTTGTGACTACGTCGAGAAAGTCGATCGCAGGCTTCAAGATCAGAGAAGGAATGCCTATAGGCTGCAAAGTCACCCTACGGCGTGATAGGATGTATGAATTTTTAGATCGACTAGTGAACGTTGCCATACCGAGAATTCGGGATTTCCGTGGATTAAACCCACGTTCGTTCGACGGTCGAGGGAACTATAGCATGGGTGTTCGGGAACAGATAATTTTCCCGGAGATCGATTACGACAAGATCGATGCGATAAGGGGTATCGATATAACGATTACGACCTCAGCGGTCAGCGACGAAGAAGCGCGGGCGCTGTTGGAGCAGTTCAAGTTTCCTTTTAGAACGTAA
- the rpsN gene encoding 30S ribosomal protein S14, with translation MAKKSMIAREKKRQALVSKYYERRSALKAIIKSASATEEEKHQAQLKLQQLPRDASPCRLHNRCSLTGRPHGFYRKFGLGRNKLREAVMRGDVPGVTKASW, from the coding sequence ATGGCAAAAAAATCGATGATTGCGCGCGAGAAGAAGCGTCAGGCGTTGGTGAGCAAGTATTACGAGAGGCGGTCAGCTTTGAAGGCCATCATCAAAAGTGCCTCCGCGACCGAGGAAGAAAAACATCAGGCTCAGCTTAAGCTTCAACAGTTACCCCGCGATGCGTCGCCATGCCGTTTACACAACCGGTGTAGCCTAACCGGGAGACCCCATGGCTTCTATCGAAAGTTCGGACTTGGACGGAACAAGCTACGGGAAGCCGTCATGCGTGGGGATGTGCCCGGCGTAACCAAGGCCAGCTGGTAA
- the rpsH gene encoding 30S ribosomal protein S8: protein MSMTDPLADMIVRIRNGQAAGKSEVVMPSSKIKTAVCRVLKDEGYIADYEVIGQTGGKAELRVQLKYYKGQPVIESFERVSKPGRRIYRSKDKLPVVLGGLGTAIVSTSKGVMTDKEAREGGHGGEVLCLVS, encoded by the coding sequence ATGAGTATGACAGACCCGTTGGCTGACATGATTGTCCGCATACGGAACGGGCAAGCCGCCGGAAAAAGTGAGGTCGTTATGCCCTCATCAAAGATAAAGACAGCAGTATGTCGGGTCTTGAAGGACGAAGGATATATCGCGGACTACGAAGTGATAGGCCAAACGGGCGGCAAGGCCGAACTCCGGGTACAGCTGAAATATTACAAAGGGCAGCCGGTGATCGAGTCATTCGAACGAGTTAGCAAACCCGGTCGCCGAATTTATAGATCGAAGGACAAACTACCGGTTGTTTTGGGGGGGCTAGGGACAGCTATCGTCTCTACCTCGAAAGGGGTCATGACCGACAAGGAGGCAAGAGAGGGTGGTCATGGTGGCGAGGTTCTCTGTCTGGTGTCTTAG
- the rplF gene encoding 50S ribosomal protein L6, whose protein sequence is MSRIAKNPIRLPKGVEANIAGDSLTVKGAKGSLTRRLSPKVHVEIDSGAIVVRATNGGDKHSNAMAGTTRATIANMVTGVSEGFARRLTMVGVGYRAQANGNALSLSLGFSHPVEIRAPEGITIETPSQTEIVVKGCDKQRVGQFAADIRAYRPPEPYKGKGIRYADEEVVRKEAKKK, encoded by the coding sequence ATGTCGAGAATTGCAAAAAATCCCATTCGTTTGCCAAAAGGCGTAGAAGCGAACATCGCCGGGGATTCGCTTACCGTGAAAGGGGCAAAAGGTTCGTTGACACGCCGCCTTAGCCCGAAGGTTCACGTTGAGATCGATAGCGGTGCTATAGTGGTCCGAGCCACCAATGGCGGTGATAAGCATTCTAACGCCATGGCCGGTACGACTCGAGCAACCATTGCGAACATGGTCACTGGAGTAAGCGAAGGGTTTGCTCGAAGATTAACGATGGTTGGAGTCGGTTATAGGGCGCAGGCGAATGGTAATGCGCTGAGCCTATCCTTAGGGTTCTCACACCCTGTTGAGATCAGGGCACCGGAAGGGATCACTATTGAAACACCGTCTCAAACCGAGATTGTGGTTAAGGGGTGCGACAAGCAAAGGGTAGGTCAGTTCGCTGCCGACATACGTGCGTATCGGCCGCCGGAGCCTTACAAGGGAAAAGGCATACGGTACGCTGACGAGGAAGTCGTCAGAAAAGAAGCGAAAAAGAAATAG
- the rplR gene encoding 50S ribosomal protein L18: MDKKLARLRRAAKARAIIRSLGVNRLTVHKTPRHIYAQVTSADGARVLVSASTVQTEIKGNLRATGNIEAARVVGKTIAERALSAGITNVAFDRSGFKYHGRIKALADAAREAGLLF; the protein is encoded by the coding sequence ATGGATAAGAAATTGGCGAGACTGAGACGAGCGGCAAAAGCCAGAGCGATCATTAGATCGCTGGGGGTTAACCGTTTGACTGTGCATAAAACCCCACGACACATCTATGCGCAGGTAACGAGTGCCGATGGCGCTCGTGTGTTGGTATCGGCTTCCACCGTGCAAACAGAGATTAAAGGAAATCTGAGGGCGACGGGAAATATAGAGGCAGCGAGAGTAGTTGGCAAAACGATAGCGGAAAGGGCGCTATCGGCGGGAATAACGAACGTTGCCTTCGATCGTTCCGGCTTTAAATATCACGGGCGCATCAAGGCGTTAGCTGACGCGGCGCGCGAAGCGGGCCTTTTGTTTTAG
- the rpsE gene encoding 30S ribosomal protein S5, whose translation MANLSVQSSSSEGFQEKLVAVRRVAKVVKGGRQFGFTALTVVGDGNGRVGYGLCKAREVPVAIQKSMEQARRNMRKVHLNGDTLHYAITASTGAAKVFMQPASQGTGIIAGGAMRAVFEVAGVHNVLAKCIGTNNPINVVRATIKGLSEIKDPRYIAAKRGKLTESRSGKSK comes from the coding sequence ATGGCGAATCTAAGTGTCCAGAGCAGCTCATCTGAGGGCTTTCAGGAAAAGCTGGTAGCGGTCCGGCGCGTGGCCAAAGTAGTGAAGGGCGGACGCCAATTTGGGTTCACGGCTCTCACTGTCGTCGGTGACGGAAACGGACGTGTTGGTTACGGATTGTGCAAGGCCCGTGAGGTTCCGGTGGCGATTCAAAAGTCAATGGAACAGGCGCGAAGAAACATGCGCAAAGTCCACCTGAATGGTGATACTTTGCACTACGCGATTACAGCGAGCACAGGCGCTGCAAAGGTTTTCATGCAACCGGCATCTCAAGGTACAGGCATCATCGCAGGCGGGGCGATGCGTGCTGTATTCGAAGTGGCGGGTGTGCACAATGTCCTAGCCAAATGTATCGGCACGAACAACCCGATCAACGTCGTTCGTGCAACCATCAAGGGCCTGTCGGAGATCAAAGACCCGCGATATATTGCGGCAAAGCGCGGGAAATTGACGGAAAGTCGATCGGGGAAAAGTAAATGA
- the rpmD gene encoding 50S ribosomal protein L30 — MSEKQLKVTQIRSAIGRLKSHKACLRGLGIRRMHKPVYVQATAANYGMINKVAYLLEVEEI, encoded by the coding sequence ATGAGTGAAAAACAGCTCAAAGTTACGCAAATAAGGAGTGCGATCGGGCGGCTGAAGTCCCATAAAGCGTGTCTTCGTGGCCTCGGTATTAGACGGATGCACAAGCCCGTTTATGTCCAGGCAACAGCGGCGAACTATGGAATGATCAACAAGGTTGCTTATTTGCTCGAGGTCGAGGAAATTTAG
- the rplO gene encoding 50S ribosomal protein L15 — protein MFLNSIKPSEGSRKKKTRVGRGIGSTLGKTCGKGHKGQKARAGGFHKVGFEGGQMPLQRRLPKIGFKSRSKTFSAEVRLSELNKLAGSRIDIHALKLANLIPARARSVKVIDSGQLNAAVTLVGIKATKGARAKIEAAGGSIEV, from the coding sequence ATGTTTCTCAATTCGATTAAGCCATCCGAAGGCAGCAGAAAAAAGAAAACCCGAGTTGGTCGCGGAATCGGATCTACGCTTGGTAAGACCTGCGGCAAGGGGCATAAAGGCCAAAAGGCACGTGCTGGTGGTTTTCATAAAGTGGGGTTCGAGGGCGGGCAGATGCCGCTTCAGCGCAGACTCCCCAAGATTGGTTTCAAGTCGCGATCGAAAACGTTCTCCGCGGAGGTGCGGTTGAGCGAACTGAATAAGCTTGCCGGCTCGAGGATCGATATCCACGCACTAAAGCTTGCAAATCTGATCCCGGCGCGCGCGCGTTCAGTCAAGGTTATCGACTCTGGCCAATTAAACGCGGCTGTCACTCTCGTCGGCATAAAAGCGACCAAGGGTGCACGCGCGAAAATCGAAGCCGCGGGCGGATCAATTGAGGTATAA